In one Bdellovibrionota bacterium genomic region, the following are encoded:
- a CDS encoding glycosyltransferase, translated as MATVPYFVLSPNTILSALGLVHGPDRRIPTPRGNWRQAVVDVIIPAHNEEHNIALSLTSIQSQTFRPRKIILVDDASQDRTVEIATKFCEVTGMEITVIRRKASIGKTPTLKRQSREFDSDVQFVLDADTVLESPNYIARAVEELYKGVGIASVCGTLLPLRHRDRLSMARLGRLRKFLDRVPNTPITVEYGWLTRIQKLATNLYRDVLYLFLQKFVYRGQMVFFGTISNPVGCAVAYRRKYVKELFDKYEPLFGDNLTNSEDIFIGFALAHAGYRNIQLTDVVARSEEPKFSELPRQIYMWTSSFLQSCFYFDPLVRSPLRAFKRYRYERKVKKNKEIQEKRKIIEQYRTPFGEERTHEYGRAMGWLLLTSAMEKVFFPVILFLMIALRLWKPLMWTFVFESAVAITILTIVAKGRRMEYLLKGVVVTPIRYTSLLYDLVTLTRFSADLWIFRNRKWRK; from the coding sequence ATGGCCACGGTTCCTTATTTCGTCCTGAGTCCAAATACAATTTTGAGTGCACTCGGCCTGGTACACGGACCGGACCGGAGAATTCCCACCCCGCGGGGCAACTGGCGCCAAGCGGTTGTGGACGTGATTATTCCGGCGCACAACGAAGAGCACAATATCGCTCTTAGTCTCACGTCGATTCAAAGCCAGACGTTTCGTCCCCGAAAAATCATTCTCGTGGACGACGCGAGTCAGGACCGAACGGTCGAAATCGCAACCAAATTTTGTGAAGTGACCGGAATGGAAATCACCGTGATCCGCCGGAAAGCGTCCATCGGAAAAACCCCGACGCTAAAGCGCCAATCGCGGGAATTCGATTCGGACGTGCAATTCGTCCTCGACGCGGACACGGTTCTCGAATCGCCCAACTACATCGCGCGCGCGGTCGAGGAACTTTACAAGGGCGTCGGAATCGCCAGCGTTTGCGGCACGCTCCTTCCGCTCCGCCATCGGGACCGGCTGAGCATGGCCCGGCTCGGCCGCCTTCGGAAGTTTCTCGACCGGGTCCCCAATACGCCGATCACCGTCGAATACGGATGGCTGACTCGAATTCAAAAATTGGCGACGAATCTCTACCGCGACGTCCTTTACTTGTTTCTCCAGAAGTTTGTTTATCGGGGTCAAATGGTCTTCTTCGGAACGATATCCAACCCCGTCGGCTGCGCCGTGGCGTACCGGCGAAAATACGTAAAAGAACTCTTCGACAAATACGAACCCCTTTTCGGCGACAACCTCACCAACTCGGAAGACATTTTTATCGGCTTCGCGCTGGCGCACGCCGGTTATCGGAATATCCAGCTCACCGATGTGGTGGCTCGTTCGGAAGAGCCCAAATTCTCGGAGCTGCCGCGTCAGATCTATATGTGGACCTCTTCCTTTCTTCAGAGCTGCTTCTACTTCGACCCGCTGGTGCGCAGTCCCCTCCGAGCCTTTAAGCGCTACCGGTACGAACGCAAGGTCAAGAAAAACAAAGAGATCCAAGAGAAACGAAAAATCATCGAGCAATATCGAACGCCGTTCGGCGAGGAGCGCACGCACGAATATGGCCGGGCGATGGGATGGTTGCTCCTCACTTCCGCGATGGAAAAGGTGTTCTTCCCCGTCATACTCTTTTTGATGATCGCCTTGCGATTGTGGAAACCTTTGATGTGGACGTTCGTCTTCGAAAGCGCCGTCGCTATCACGATTTTGACGATCGTGGCGAAGGGGCGCAGGATGGAATATCTGTTGAAAGGCGTGGTCGTCACGCCGATTCGGTATACCTCCCTTCTTTATGACCTGGTGACGCTGACGCGCTTTTCGGCGGACCTCTGGATCTTCCGGAACAGGAAATGGCGGAAATGA
- a CDS encoding SH3 domain-containing protein produces MAVRQIQFSLFLLGAWVFAAPAWAQKAMYVKAPSAELKSSTAASAQVLATLSRGAKVDVQSTQGSWVKASAAGKQGWIYKFKLSTTKPSGENALAGLGGGGASAREGSTAASIRGLSPTSEKYAGRANIGPAQVQMVKRMESIHVGPQEVEAFLRAGKLGEFSGSP; encoded by the coding sequence ATGGCCGTCCGTCAAATCCAATTCTCTCTTTTCCTTTTGGGTGCCTGGGTGTTCGCCGCCCCGGCCTGGGCCCAAAAGGCGATGTACGTGAAAGCCCCCTCGGCGGAGCTCAAGTCGTCCACGGCCGCTTCCGCCCAGGTCCTCGCTACGCTCTCCCGGGGCGCCAAAGTCGACGTCCAGTCGACGCAGGGCAGTTGGGTGAAAGCTTCCGCAGCCGGGAAACAGGGCTGGATTTATAAATTCAAGCTCTCGACCACAAAACCCTCCGGCGAGAATGCCTTGGCCGGGTTGGGAGGAGGAGGCGCCTCGGCGCGTGAAGGTTCGACCGCCGCGAGCATTCGCGGCCTCAGCCCGACATCGGAAAAATACGCCGGGCGGGCCAACATCGGCCCCGCACAGGTCCAAATGGTCAAACGAATGGAGTCCATTCATGTCGGCCCGCAAGAAGTCGAGGCGTTTTTGCGCGCCGGCAAACTCGGAGAATTTTCCGGATCACCATGA
- a CDS encoding M48 family metalloprotease, which produces MKKLPLYILLLIFPTLPVQAQFKDFLKKVAPKPQEGQQKPQQNKTEQLIFGGLKTLQAMMPIGYREELAIGGAVALEAVARFGGVVENPPLEKYVATVGSAVALTSDRPEIPYYFGILNTDEPNAFAAPGGYVFISKGLLKMLKSESELAGALGHEVAHVSKKHALDAIRRSKMLSGVSEVTLSALDKDPAMFDSLIKESVNLILERGLGREKEIEADRVGTDFAFRVGYNPAGLKSCLMSLKAVTAGGKRGLFKTHPDPGDRAIQLTKVLSSPIYSGADSLPVVADRFSSSLTASKL; this is translated from the coding sequence ATGAAGAAATTACCTTTGTATATCCTCCTCTTGATCTTCCCCACCTTGCCCGTTCAGGCGCAATTCAAAGATTTTTTAAAAAAAGTGGCTCCGAAACCGCAAGAGGGACAACAGAAACCGCAGCAGAATAAAACCGAACAGCTGATTTTCGGCGGACTTAAGACGCTTCAAGCGATGATGCCGATCGGTTACAGGGAAGAGTTGGCGATCGGCGGCGCCGTGGCGTTGGAAGCGGTCGCCCGATTCGGCGGCGTCGTCGAAAACCCGCCGCTTGAGAAATACGTGGCGACCGTGGGAAGCGCCGTTGCGCTGACGAGCGACCGCCCCGAGATCCCGTACTACTTCGGGATTCTCAATACGGACGAACCGAACGCGTTTGCCGCGCCGGGCGGCTATGTCTTTATCAGCAAAGGCCTGCTCAAAATGCTCAAGAGCGAATCCGAGCTGGCCGGTGCGCTGGGGCACGAGGTCGCCCATGTGAGCAAGAAACATGCGTTGGACGCCATCCGCCGTTCTAAAATGCTCTCGGGGGTATCCGAGGTGACGCTCTCGGCGCTCGATAAGGATCCGGCGATGTTCGATTCCCTCATTAAGGAATCGGTGAATTTGATACTGGAGCGCGGCTTGGGACGGGAAAAGGAAATTGAAGCGGATCGCGTCGGAACCGATTTCGCGTTTCGCGTCGGTTACAATCCGGCCGGACTCAAATCGTGTCTGATGTCCTTGAAAGCGGTTACCGCCGGCGGGAAACGGGGGCTTTTCAAAACACATCCGGATCCCGGCGACCGGGCCATTCAATTGACGAAAGTCCTGTCGAGCCCGATATACTCCGGCGCCGATTCGCTTCCGGTTGTCGCCGATCGATTTTCCTCCTCTTTAACGGCGTCCAAACTCTGA
- a CDS encoding DoxX family protein, with protein MIQALMGLIARICISAVFLFSGWGKLLNPHQTIEHFHKVGIPLAKAAYGAAVGIEILCGVLLLLGARTRVASLLLAILVIISTYYFYFDFSDRMQIVAMLKNLAIVGGLLHLSAYGSGGFSLDRK; from the coding sequence ATGATTCAAGCGTTGATGGGATTGATCGCCCGTATTTGCATCTCGGCCGTTTTTCTTTTCTCCGGGTGGGGAAAGCTTTTGAATCCTCACCAGACGATCGAGCATTTTCACAAGGTCGGAATTCCGCTGGCGAAAGCGGCGTACGGCGCCGCCGTGGGGATCGAGATTCTCTGCGGCGTGCTTCTGCTCCTGGGTGCCCGAACCCGCGTCGCCTCGCTGCTTTTGGCGATTCTTGTCATCATTTCGACCTATTATTTTTATTTCGATTTCAGCGATCGCATGCAGATCGTTGCCATGCTTAAGAACCTTGCCATTGTCGGAGGACTGCTCCATCTTTCCGCGTATGGCTCCGGCGGCTTCAGCCTCGACCGCAAATAA
- a CDS encoding PD-(D/E)XK nuclease family protein produces MAPAASASTANNRSAGNLWIGPFSSSFEDSFLKTIQTARAADPLSPIVILVGSNLLAAHLRHALARTGAGHANVRFLTFVDLAGDLLFSAELSSGRRSFPSRGEELLLADLACNIPTGHRFGDVATQTGFHKALRTTFHDLIDGGVTRLPGERGKIADVAELFESHRRRYLPSFLTTADRIFEASDHAKAFPQIFGTDTLFLYGIYDLTHVQRNLLQACGAVCRLNVWMPVTEAPPLFVEETRLFFEGLGLSVRAVAGKSSAEIHFLSAPGNQAEAEETVRWILKTVEEEKIALHRVGILLRDVETYRALFADVLDRASVPFYLEGGVPLSSKPLGKAFLILLDTLEGGWDRDLWIHFFSLFPWKKELLHDAGEPADWDSWSREARAAKGIESTLIRFSRYLASLESKQHSHAPLLRRFLTFLRAWFSDVTRLTAGVRYFLDAANVLSEFVRRYAEDSPEQEKLLDICESLKDLDDVGVTLTFPRLFQILRDRTHSAGIQGEIFEKDGLFVGSMVSARGISFDLVCIPGLVERAFPAPARPDPLLLDHERKRINELTGARLGLKENRLDEERAYFEFALLQADRKVFVSYPRLDPARGSELLPSSFYLETRNRLRSQADERILRSPLLRWNAAAPEPFLDEIDWLSSEAAQKILADPARMNGALADWSPFAPSVQRWVANRLGSKQWSEHDGIVGPTRTVPSQTKAFSPSEISTYAICPYRYFLRYVLRLRRLERPEDVDRIRPLDRGDLIHRILYLLFSELRREGRLPLRATDRPAVEARLQEIAEGVLDDAEIRLPVGYASLWAMERKTLLSDLQALVAEEFREDAFTPEDFEIRFGMPARSDDEGLLSTDRPLHLRFGRDEIDLCGRIDRLDLSPDRKRARIIDYKTGQLDAGDDQFGGGESIQLPVYLSALALLTPDVSIDASEALLLSTLYGSGFERVHFSGAALQARQEEFHQILATFRRNVSQGIFPPKPGAQNQNCKRCDYSSICGRGIGRVYERKADDPLGSNLRAMEEIP; encoded by the coding sequence ATGGCTCCGGCGGCTTCAGCCTCGACCGCAAATAATCGGAGCGCCGGCAACCTCTGGATCGGGCCCTTTTCCTCCTCGTTCGAGGACTCTTTTCTCAAAACGATTCAAACCGCCCGCGCGGCGGATCCTCTTTCTCCCATCGTTATCTTGGTCGGTTCGAATCTTCTGGCCGCCCACCTTCGGCATGCTCTCGCACGAACCGGTGCCGGGCACGCAAATGTTCGGTTTCTCACGTTTGTCGATCTCGCCGGGGATCTTCTCTTTTCCGCCGAACTCTCCTCCGGGCGACGTTCGTTCCCATCGCGTGGCGAAGAACTTCTTCTTGCGGATCTTGCCTGCAACATCCCGACCGGCCACCGATTCGGAGATGTCGCCACCCAAACCGGATTTCACAAAGCTCTTCGAACGACGTTCCACGATCTCATCGACGGCGGAGTCACCCGTTTACCGGGGGAGCGTGGAAAAATTGCGGACGTGGCTGAGCTCTTCGAGTCGCATCGCCGCCGGTACCTCCCCTCTTTTCTGACCACGGCCGATCGAATTTTCGAAGCTTCCGATCATGCGAAGGCTTTCCCCCAGATTTTCGGAACCGACACGCTTTTTCTTTACGGCATTTACGACCTGACGCACGTCCAGAGAAATCTCCTGCAAGCTTGCGGCGCCGTTTGCCGGTTGAACGTCTGGATGCCGGTGACGGAAGCTCCGCCCCTGTTCGTGGAAGAAACACGTCTCTTTTTCGAAGGTCTGGGACTTTCCGTCCGCGCGGTTGCCGGGAAATCGTCCGCCGAGATTCATTTTCTTTCGGCGCCGGGAAACCAGGCGGAAGCGGAGGAAACGGTGCGGTGGATCCTTAAAACGGTGGAAGAGGAAAAAATCGCTCTGCATCGTGTGGGAATCCTCTTGCGTGACGTCGAAACGTATCGGGCCCTTTTTGCGGACGTGCTCGACCGGGCCTCCGTCCCCTTTTATCTGGAAGGAGGAGTTCCCCTCTCCTCGAAGCCGCTCGGCAAGGCGTTTCTGATTCTTTTGGACACCCTCGAAGGGGGTTGGGATCGGGACCTTTGGATTCATTTCTTTTCTCTTTTTCCCTGGAAAAAAGAGCTTCTTCACGATGCCGGCGAGCCGGCCGACTGGGACTCCTGGTCGCGGGAAGCGCGGGCGGCCAAAGGGATCGAGAGCACGCTGATCCGGTTCTCCCGCTATCTCGCCTCGCTGGAATCCAAACAACACTCTCACGCGCCGCTCTTGCGGCGCTTTTTAACCTTTCTTCGAGCCTGGTTTTCCGACGTCACTCGTCTCACGGCCGGTGTCCGATACTTTCTAGACGCCGCGAATGTTCTGTCGGAATTCGTCCGCCGTTACGCCGAGGATTCGCCCGAACAGGAAAAGCTCCTCGACATTTGTGAATCGCTGAAAGATCTCGACGATGTCGGCGTCACCCTGACATTTCCCCGTCTCTTTCAGATTCTTCGCGATCGGACCCATTCGGCCGGAATTCAAGGCGAGATTTTTGAGAAAGACGGACTCTTCGTTGGATCCATGGTGTCGGCGCGGGGAATCTCCTTCGACCTGGTCTGCATTCCGGGTCTCGTCGAACGGGCGTTCCCGGCGCCCGCCCGGCCCGACCCGCTCCTTCTGGACCACGAACGAAAACGAATCAATGAGCTGACCGGTGCCCGGTTGGGCTTGAAAGAGAATCGCTTGGACGAAGAGCGCGCCTATTTCGAGTTCGCCCTCCTTCAAGCCGACCGAAAGGTTTTCGTGTCCTATCCGCGCCTCGATCCGGCGCGCGGAAGCGAGCTTCTCCCGTCGTCGTTCTATCTGGAAACCCGGAACCGGCTACGGTCTCAGGCCGACGAGCGGATTCTCCGTTCCCCGCTCCTCCGATGGAATGCAGCCGCACCGGAACCGTTTTTGGACGAAATCGACTGGCTCTCCTCGGAGGCGGCGCAGAAAATTCTCGCCGACCCCGCGAGGATGAACGGCGCGCTGGCGGATTGGAGCCCCTTTGCCCCTTCCGTTCAGCGATGGGTGGCGAACCGCCTGGGTTCGAAACAGTGGAGTGAACATGACGGAATCGTCGGGCCGACCCGAACCGTGCCTTCCCAAACCAAAGCTTTTTCCCCTTCCGAAATCTCAACGTACGCGATCTGTCCTTACCGCTACTTTCTTCGGTACGTTCTCCGCCTTCGCCGGTTGGAGCGGCCGGAAGACGTGGACCGAATCCGACCGCTCGACCGAGGCGATCTCATTCATCGGATCCTCTATCTGCTCTTTTCCGAGCTTCGACGCGAAGGTCGCCTGCCTTTGCGCGCAACGGACCGCCCGGCCGTCGAGGCTCGGCTCCAAGAGATCGCCGAGGGCGTCCTCGACGACGCGGAGATCCGGCTTCCGGTCGGCTATGCCTCTCTTTGGGCGATGGAACGAAAGACGCTCCTTTCGGATCTTCAAGCGCTTGTCGCCGAAGAGTTTCGCGAGGACGCTTTCACACCCGAAGACTTCGAGATTCGTTTCGGCATGCCCGCGCGTTCGGATGACGAGGGACTCCTCTCCACCGACCGGCCGCTGCATCTCCGCTTCGGCCGAGACGAAATCGATCTTTGCGGACGGATCGACCGGCTCGACCTTTCCCCCGACCGCAAACGCGCGCGAATCATCGACTACAAAACCGGGCAACTGGACGCCGGCGACGATCAATTCGGGGGCGGCGAATCGATTCAACTCCCCGTTTATCTTTCGGCCTTGGCGTTGCTCACCCCCGACGTATCGATCGATGCGAGCGAAGCGCTTCTTCTTTCCACGCTGTACGGTTCGGGATTTGAACGGGTGCATTTCTCGGGTGCCGCTCTTCAAGCGCGCCAAGAAGAGTTCCATCAGATCCTGGCCACATTTCGGCGAAATGTTTCGCAAGGGATTTTTCCCCCCAAGCCCGGGGCGCAAAACCAAAACTGCAAGCGATGCGATTATTCTTCCATTTGCGGGCGGGGAATCGGCCGCGTTTACGAGCGAAAGGCCGACGATCCGCTCGGTTCCAATCTGAGAGCCATGGAAGAGATCCCGTAG